ATGGCATTCAAGTGCAGCACAGTGGGCTTCTCCATGTATCGACTAACGATACCTACTGCGTGTGCTATATCAGGACGAGTATACACCAAGTATCTTAATCCACCAACCAAGCTCTTGAAGTGCGTTGTATTTACTGGTTCACCCGAGACATCTGCATCGATCTGCAGCTTAAAATCCATGGGATATTTTACTATACTGCATTCACTCATACCTGCTCTCTGAAGAACTTTCTTTGCATATGTGGTCTGCTTTATCTCAATGAAACCCGGTCCCTGGTCAACTTCCAAGCCCAAATAGTACGACAGTTTTCCCAAATCTGTCATGTCAAACTCACGGTTCATTTCCCCCTTGAATTTGACAATCTGCAACGGGTTAGTGCCAGTGACGATCAAATCATCAACGTACACACCGACAACAAGAGAATCAGACTCATTCTTTCTGGTGTACACAGCATGCTCGTAGGGGCATTTGACAAAACCGAGCTTAAGCAAACATTTGTTTAGTTGAGAATACCAGGCCCTGGGGGCTTGTCGGAGGCCATAGAGAGCCTTTAGTAAGCGATAAACCTTATGTTCCTGCCCTTTACACACATAACCCTTCGGTTGTTGAACGTAGACCTCTTCAAGAAGTACcccattaagaaaagctgattTAACATCGAGATGGTGTACCTCCCATGAATTCTTAGCTGCAAGGGCCAAGAGCAAACGGACGGTTTCCAGACGTGTCACAGGGGCGAACacctcatcaaaatcaactccaTGCTGCTGTACATAGCCCTTTGCCACCAGCCGAGCTTTATGCTTGATCACCTGTCCTTCAGTATTTTTTTTCAGCTTGAAAACCCATTTCAGGCCAATGGGTTTGTGTCCTGAAGGTAAGTCCGTGAGCTCCCAGGTGTGATTTTTTCGATGGTAGAGATTTCAGCATCCATGGCTGCTCGCCATGCCTCAGTTTGGACAGCTTGCTCGAAGgttacaggttcatcaattccAGTCAAAAGCAATTGATCTTCGAGCTCCATTATTTCAGTGTTGTTGTAAATATCAGAGAGGCGTCGAAAGAGAGGAGTAGGACTATCTGCGGTAGATGTGCTGTGACTAGAACTCTCAGTGCCTGCAGATGGGGTATGCTCAGCAGAACTAGAGGCTGTTGTTGCAGGTGTATGTGGTGTCACAGGTGACCCATCCCCATCAGAAACGGCGGGCTCTGTTGCAATATACGGAGGCAGAATAAGTTGACCAGCAGTATGACTTGCACTGTCACACGGAGCATGCCAAGACCATGCTTTTCCTTCATCAAAAACGACATCTCTGCTTACATGTATACGCTGTGTGATAGGATCAAACAGACGATATGCTTTTGTACCTGGTTCACGTCCAAAATGCACAAGTAACTTACTCCGATCGTCCAATTTTTTTGTAAAACCTGCAGGGATTTTCATATACGAGAGACATCCAAACACCCTCAAGGATTCGACAGAAGGTTTCTTCGAGTACCAGGCCTGGTAGGGAGTGATGTTTGACAGGGCTCGTGTGGGCATCTTGTTGAGAATATAGACCGCGTGTCTAGCTGCTTCTCCCCAGAACTGTGCAGGAACATTGCGTTCCTTTAAGAGGCTACGTATCATAGATGCAATTGTGCGATTTCGGCGCTCTACAACACCATTTTGCTGTGGTGTATAGGGCGCGGTATAGTGTCTCATTATACCTGACTCTTCACAGTATCGCTCAAACTCTTTCGAGCAGAATTCTCCACCGCGGTCAGTCCGAAGCACCTGAATAGTTTGCTTGGAAGCATTTTCAACTatcaatttaaattttttaaaataagacAAAGCTTCATCCTTTGTTTTTAACATGTATATCCACATCATCCGAGAGTAATCATCCACAAAAAGAAGAAAATATCTATTACCAGCTGGTGTGGGAGGTGACATGGGACCGCAAATATCTCCGTGTATCAATGCTAATTTAGTTTCAGCAGTAAAATTTGAGTGGTGAGGAAAAAACTTACGATGTTGTTTCGACATAAGACATCCACCACAAATTTCTGTTGGCTGAGTGATTGAAGGCAAGCCACACACCATTTGATTTGTTGACATCATTTGCATTGCCTTAAAATTTACATGTCCCAAACGTGAATGCCATAGCCTCGCCTTCTCTTTCCCTTGTCAATAAACACAGTTCCTTGGTGGTTTCTTCAATGTGGATTTTATAAAGCCGATTTACAGAACGTCGGACATGCATTAGCAATCGTCCACAGCTATCGTAAATCCACAGGCTGTCCCCGTCAATTACCACTCGATTCCCTTCCTCGGAGAGTTGTCCCAGACTTATAATGTTGCTTCTCAAAGTAGGGATATAATAAACACCGTGTAAAAACCTGGTTTCACCATTTTTGCACACTATTCTGATGGAGCCCTTGCCTTCTATCTTGACTGCAGACCCGTCACCAAATTTAACTTGTCCCTTCTGTGATTTATCCAAACTCTCAAACTTTTCACGTCTCCCTGTCATGTGATTGCTAGCTCCATTGTCCAAATACCATGTGCTATCGTCGGTCACCTTCCCTTTCAAATCAGTCCCTTCACTTAGGAATATTACCTCATCTGCACCTTCCTCACACAGCGTCATTAGAAGGGCAGGTTCATCATCATTTACCTGGGTTAGATTCGCTTCACCTCTTTGAGTTCTATCTCTCTTGGGCTTTCTACATTCAACTGCAAAATGCCCATATGCACCACAATTAAAGCATTTTATCTTACCTCTGTCAATTCTACCTCGACCGCCATGGTTGTCCCTGTCGCGATAATCATTCCCAGCCTGTGAACCCCCTCGGTTCGCCTTGCGACTCAGCCATTCTTCACGTGTGAGTAACAGTTTTCCATTACTGTTTTCACGTTCACGTTTCGACCATTCCTCCTCAGTCATCAAGAGTTGTTGTCCTTCTTTACCATCACCTTGACTAGATAGTCGTTCTTCGTGTGCTTTGAGGGAACCCACCACCTCTTCGACAGACATGTTTTCGAGGTCTCCAAATTGTTCAATTGCTGATGCAATCTGGAGAAATTTGGTTGGAACCGCTCTTAGCAACTTCTTGACAACATACTCTTCTCCAATTGTTTCTCCAAGTGCTCTGATGTTAGCAACCAAGCCATTTAACTTCAAACAGAAATCATCTAACAGTTCTGAATCCTTCATAAGCAGAGACTCAAACTCGGCTTTGAGAGTTTGGGCCTTAGCCTTCTTAACCTTCTCAGCTCCCAAAGACACCGTTTTGATGGCGTCCCATGCCTCTCTAGCGGTCTTACGTTCTGCAAGAGTCAGCAAAAGGTCTTCAGGAATTCCTTGGTAAATCATGGCAAGAGCTCGTTTATCCATCTTCTCTTCCACGGTGGCTTTTGGATCCTTAGGCTCCACTGCATCCCATACACTGTGCGCCTGCATAAAAACACGCATCTTCATAGCCCAGGCGGTGTAGTTGGTCTTTGACAATAATGGATACGTTAACCCAATCTGACCCTCCTTGTTCTTACTTGATTCAGCCATCACGAAAGAAAACAGAAATTGATGAGTAtagtagctctgataccagatgttAAAGCTGAACAATAGTTTTAGGAAGCTAGCTGTTTATTTCTGTAAATCAAAGCGTACAACTGGGATCATTAAAAACAGGAAAGAGTACAAACTTAAAAGAGTCTACCTCTAACTGTGACTCCTACAAATATGCAACTACGTGAAGATAACCTTCCTACTAACCCTCAACTACTGCTAACCAACACAACGTGTATGTTGATTTATTCTGCTACGTAATAAAACAAATAAACTAAATAAATAGCTGAACATGTTTAGACAAAAGCCCAGAGGCCCAACACTGAGTTTATACGAAAAGAAGGTTCACAAGTGTTGCAAATAGGAATAACGGAGTTTGGACTCAGGGAAGAAGATGCACTTCATAACCTTATGTATGTACTAGGGTTCAATGCATTTGGTGGACTTTTAGCTTTTTTTCCCAACTCTTATAAATATTCTTGGAAATGATAAAATGTTGCAAGAGAAACTTAGGGTGGAAGTAAGAGATGCATGCAAGGGTGAGTCACTGAGTTTCAACTCGGTGAGTCAACTCGACCAGGTTAACTCGTTTATTTACGAAGCTCTAAGACTCAACCCTCCCGTGCCCTTGCAGTTCGGAAGGGCACGGAAGGATTTTACGCTGAGTTCGCATGACTCAGCATTTGAGGTGAAGAAAGGAGAGGTGATTTGCGGGTACCAACCTTTGGTTATGAGAGATGGGAAGGTGTTTGATGATCCTGAGAAATTTGTAGCCGATAGGTTTACGAAAAATAAAGGGACCGAGTTACTGAGTTATGTGTTCTGGTCGAATGGGTCGCAAACCGAGTCCCCGAGTGCGAATAACAAGCAGTGTCCTGCTAAAGATATTGTACCAATTACAGCGGCTTTATTTGTGGCTCATTTGTTTCAAAGGTATGATTCGTTCACGGTTGATTCTTCTGGCTCCAAGATCACATCACTTGAAAAGGCTAAAAATATATGATCTCGCATCGAATTATGTTCGTGTTGGAATTTGGAAGGGAAACATATGGTTGAAAAATATATTCTTCTGtgaatatatttaattattatttgttttttaaaatttatcgTTGGAATAAAAGAACTAAACATTATGGTGTTTGGGTTAGGTGAAATGCCAGCAATTTTTTGTTTTTTAGATAATTACTTTGAAAGTGTATTTGTTTTGCGGTGCTCAATTATTCGCAACTGATtgtatatgaatatatatttttaagtatatataatgAAATAATATTAGATTTGTTAATGCTGGAATTACAGTTCAAATTTATGAGatcaaaatttatttataaaatataatttgtAATAATTTTAAGTTTCTTGCATTATAGTTTTAATTAACACGTTATAATAATTAGGAGAAAAAACAATATTGACTATTTTTGAACTTAAGTAGCGAGTTGCCACATTCACCTTTGAGGTGTTGTTAAACAAAATATCTCAACTGGATATTATTCAACAAAATTCAACTCCATTAATGATTAAACTAATAAAGTAGTTGCACCAAAAAATAAAACTATCGATTAATCATTAGAAAAAAACACATTATAACTCAGAACAAAATCTATACTGTACTATATTATTATACTATaatattataagcgaaacatgatTTTATTTGGCCAGTGGGTTAACACCTTCCTACAAAGTaggttaacaccttccaaaataatgtttaaacaaatatattttaattaaaaaaattaaatcatgtaactaatataactacaaactttACGAattattatcaaaataatttctCATCGCACTCAACCTCTTTTTTGTACCTCTTTTGCAGGGAACCAAAcacttttaaaattaattttagtaattcaaattattatataacaacataataataaatcaagaaaaagattaaaaaatattaaaaaacaaTATCAAATCACCCACATACTCAACTGCTACTCAAGACTTCTACTTTCCCGTAAGCTCCACACCTTTTTAAGATTtcaactatctaaattttgaatctTTCGATAATATAACACATACAAAATATGCATGaatattttaacttcattaatcttaatattattattattattttataatttatttttttataaaatattcaaagaataaaattacaaatattataattagtCCGTGGATCGCACAGATTATACGCTAGTATTAATGAATAATGTCCAAAATAAGTAGGGAGGATATGTGTACACACTAAATATATATGGTTGCTGAGTTGTCTTTCAAAGAGTTTACGGGTGCTGTGAAGTAAATGCACCGGGATAAAGTTAGTAGTTCGGATGGTCTTACTCCTGCCTTTTCCCCAGAATTTCTGGCCTACTTTAGGTAAGGAGGTTTTTATTTGCTGCTGAGAATGGTTGAAGAATAATTCTTTTCCAGCTAATCTCAATGATACTAATGTAGTACTCATCCCTAGAAAACAAAATGCTTGTCGATTAAAAGACCTTCGCCCTATAGCTTTGTGCAATGTATTGTACAAGATTTTGTCTAAAGTTTTGGCCAACCGTTTGGAGCGCATTCTTCCCCAGATTATTACAGAAAATCAAGCTGCGTTTGTGCCTGGTAGATGCATCAATGATAACGTCTTTATTTCTTTTGAGCTCATCCACTTTATTAAGAAATCAAATCGAGGGAGGGAAGGTGATGTGGCTCTAAAATTGGATATTTCAAAGGCTTATGATAGAGTTGATTGGAAATATTTAAGGAAAATGATGCTGTGATGGGATTCTGTTCTCAATGGGTCAACTGGATGATGTTGTGCGTAAGGACAGTTTCGTATGAATTTTGTTTTAATGGTGCATCAATTGGTCCTATTATTCCTTCTCTTGGAATTCGTCAGGGGATCCCCTTTCTCCCTACTTGTTTCTCTTTTGTGGAGAGGGGTTGTCATTAGCTCTCTCTAAAGCTGTCGCGGAGGAAACCATTCATGGTATGAAAGTAAGTAATTCTGCTCCAGTAATCTCACATCTTATATTTGCGGATGACTCTTTTTTATTCTTTCGTGCAAATCAGCATGAGACAGAAATTGTTAAGCACATCCTGGATGAGTATGCTCGACTCTCAGGATAATCTATCAATTATCAGAAATCTGGGGTTTTCTTCGGTTCGAATGTTAGGCAGGATAAACATGCTGCAATATCAAGTATATTGGGCGTTAACAATGATCTTCAGTCTGGTTTGTATCTAGGCTTACCTTCTCTGGTTGGACGGTCTAAGAAGCGAGTTTTTGATTTTATTAAAGAGAGAATGTGGAAACGACTTCAAGGTTGGAAAGCCAAGAAAATATCTCGTATTGGTAAAATAGTTTTGATTAAAAATGTTGCAACGACCATCCCATCGTATTGTATGTCGTCCTTCCTTTTGCCGCAATCGATGTGTCATGATATGGAGGTAATGTTGAATAAGTATTGGTGGCAATCGGGATCTACAGACAACAAGGGCATCAACTAGATTGCTTGGGATGGTTTGAGCATGTCAAAGTGTCAAGGAAGGTTGGCATTCAGGAATCTTTATGGATATAACATCACTATTATGGCTAAGCATGTCTGGAAGTTCATTCATATTCTAAATTCTCTTATTTCACggttttttaaatcaaaatatttcCCGGATTCTCATATTTGCAGGCACAAGGAATACCAAGTGCTAGATTTATCTGGAATGGAATTCTTACAGCTAAGAATGAGGTGTTTCAGGGTTATCGTTGGATTTTAGGTGATGGAAAGTCGATAAGGTGTACTCGAG
Above is a genomic segment from Apium graveolens cultivar Ventura unplaced genomic scaffold, ASM990537v1 ctg7187, whole genome shotgun sequence containing:
- the LOC141703901 gene encoding uncharacterized protein LOC141703901 produces the protein MHRDKVSSSDGLTPAFSPEFLAYFRKQNACRLKDLRPIALCNVLYKILSKVLANRLERILPQIITENQAAFVPGDPLSPYLFLFCGEGLSLALSKAVAEETIHGMKKSGVFFGSNVRQDKHAAISSILGVNNDLQSGLYLGLPSLVGRSKKRVFDFIKERMWKRLQGWKAKKISRIGKIVLIKNVATTIPSYCMSSFLLPQSMCHDMEAQGIPSARFIWNGILTAKNEVFQGYRWILGDGKSIRCTRDAWLVSKSDFKVDQSWTYGNNNLAVADLFQPNDRAWNISKVSEMFSSADAAVVLSTRIPFLPAVDRLAWSKTSNGKYSVKTGYQLWHSRNVGTDSVSQSPETADQDLLVTIAKVLWGVWFFRNKKVWEGRVTNAIVVME